A genomic window from Haladaptatus caseinilyticus includes:
- the prf1 gene encoding peptide chain release factor aRF-1, with protein sequence MSQQEEGQSDRKKYEFQKVIEDLKQYEGSGTQLVTIYIPSDKQISDVVAHVTQEHSEASNIKSKQTRTNVQDALTSIKDRLRYYDTFPPDNGLVLFSGAINSGGGQTEMVTKALEDPPEPVQSFRYHCDSAFLTEPLEEMLGDKGLYGLVVLDRREANVGWLKGKRVEPVKSASSLVPGKQRKGGQSAQRFARLRLEAIDNFYQEVAGMANDLFVPKRHEMDGVLVGGPSPTKDEFLDGDYLHHELRDMVLGKFDVSYTDESGLYDIVDAASDTLADAEVMKDKQEMETFFKELNEGDLATYGFEPTRRNLVMGAVDRLLLSEDLRRDVVVYDCGDKEEYEFIDRRKNTPEHTCGDGSEAEMVEREDAIEYLMTIAEQRGTETKFISTDFEKGEQLLNAFGGVAGILRYSTGV encoded by the coding sequence ATGAGCCAGCAGGAGGAAGGACAGTCCGACAGGAAAAAATACGAGTTCCAGAAGGTCATCGAGGACCTAAAACAGTACGAAGGCTCTGGGACACAACTCGTCACCATCTACATTCCATCGGACAAGCAAATCAGCGACGTGGTCGCGCACGTTACACAGGAGCACAGCGAAGCGAGCAACATCAAGTCGAAACAAACGCGAACGAACGTTCAGGACGCACTAACGTCCATCAAAGACAGGCTTCGCTACTACGATACGTTCCCGCCGGACAACGGTCTCGTTCTCTTCAGTGGGGCGATCAACTCCGGCGGCGGCCAGACCGAGATGGTCACCAAAGCGCTGGAAGACCCCCCAGAACCGGTGCAATCGTTCCGGTACCACTGCGACTCGGCGTTCCTCACGGAACCGCTAGAGGAGATGCTCGGCGACAAGGGACTGTACGGTCTCGTCGTGCTCGACCGACGAGAGGCCAACGTCGGTTGGCTGAAGGGCAAACGGGTCGAACCCGTCAAATCCGCATCGTCGCTCGTGCCAGGGAAGCAGAGAAAAGGTGGGCAGTCCGCCCAGCGTTTCGCCCGCCTTCGATTGGAAGCGATCGATAACTTCTATCAGGAAGTCGCGGGAATGGCGAACGACCTGTTCGTTCCAAAGCGCCACGAGATGGACGGCGTCCTCGTCGGCGGCCCATCGCCGACCAAGGACGAATTCCTCGACGGGGATTATCTCCATCACGAACTTCGGGACATGGTTCTCGGAAAGTTCGACGTGTCCTACACCGACGAATCCGGGCTCTATGACATCGTAGACGCCGCATCGGACACGCTTGCCGATGCCGAGGTAATGAAGGACAAACAGGAGATGGAGACGTTCTTCAAGGAGCTCAACGAGGGCGACCTCGCCACGTACGGGTTCGAGCCGACGCGCAGAAACCTCGTGATGGGTGCTGTTGACCGCCTCCTCCTTTCCGAAGACCTTCGCAGGGACGTGGTCGTCTACGACTGTGGCGACAAGGAGGAGTACGAGTTCATCGACCGGCGAAAGAACACGCCGGAACACACCTGCGGTGACGGTTCGGAGGCCGAGATGGTGGAACGAGAGGACGCCATCGAATACCTGATGACCATCGCCGAACAGCGCGGCACGGAAACCAAGTTCATCAGTACGGACTTCGAGAAAGGCGAACAGCTGTTGAACGCCTTCGGTGGCGTCGCTGGCATCCTGCGATATTCGACCGGCGTCTAA
- a CDS encoding superoxide dismutase: MINRNEPTTPPTASTRRSFLQMTGLTAGIVGISTPTAIANDETTTTTMTYELPPLPYEYDALEPTIDAKIMRLHHDKHHQGYVDGANAALESLAEMRQSGNFDDVKAVKRDLSFNLSGHVNHSVFWKSMSPDGGGKPNGELADAIDEHFGSFEGFKEDFSAAAKNVEGSGWGMLVFDHISNEPMVIQAENHNDIAVQGSTPLLVLDVWEHAYYLQYENKRGDYVDNFWSVVDWDSVAKRYETARNANVFDDC; this comes from the coding sequence ATGATCAACAGAAACGAACCGACGACGCCGCCCACGGCCTCAACGCGCCGGTCGTTCCTCCAAATGACCGGTCTTACCGCCGGAATCGTCGGTATTAGCACGCCGACCGCAATCGCAAACGACGAAACTACTACCACGACCATGACGTACGAACTTCCCCCGCTCCCGTACGAGTACGATGCATTGGAACCGACCATCGATGCGAAAATAATGCGATTACACCACGACAAGCATCATCAAGGCTACGTCGATGGTGCGAACGCTGCGCTCGAATCGCTAGCGGAAATGCGACAGTCGGGGAATTTCGACGACGTAAAAGCAGTCAAACGCGATCTTTCGTTTAACCTATCGGGGCACGTCAATCACTCCGTGTTCTGGAAGAGTATGTCACCGGACGGTGGCGGAAAACCGAACGGTGAACTCGCCGACGCCATCGACGAGCATTTCGGATCCTTCGAGGGATTCAAGGAGGATTTCTCCGCAGCAGCCAAAAACGTCGAAGGCTCCGGTTGGGGTATGCTGGTCTTCGACCACATTTCGAACGAGCCGATGGTCATTCAGGCCGAAAACCACAACGATATCGCAGTTCAAGGCTCGACACCCCTTCTCGTTCTGGACGTTTGGGAACACGCTTACTATCTCCAGTACGAGAACAAACGCGGCGACTACGTCGATAACTTCTGGAGCGTCGTAGACTGGGACAGCGTTGCAAAGCGGTACGAGACGGCTCGGAACGCGAACGTCTTCGACGACTGCTGA
- a CDS encoding DUF7534 family protein — protein MPSLPPVYLVSLAMYVVTVLSVNYWVYSDATARGSSFPSFWSISSVFFWLPALYYFIRYRHLHERQRPPTRGNRIAQTLAISSLSATVVTTFFAPPDQFTRTLLVPACFAGTLSVTYVLVYRRQYKRIPGIA, from the coding sequence ATGCCCTCCCTGCCTCCCGTGTATCTCGTGTCCCTCGCCATGTACGTGGTCACGGTTCTCTCGGTGAACTACTGGGTGTACTCCGACGCCACTGCTCGAGGAAGTTCGTTTCCTTCGTTCTGGAGCATTTCGTCCGTTTTCTTCTGGCTCCCCGCACTGTACTACTTCATCAGGTATCGTCACCTTCACGAGCGACAGCGACCACCGACACGTGGAAACCGTATCGCGCAGACGCTCGCAATCAGCAGTCTCTCTGCGACGGTTGTCACGACTTTTTTCGCACCACCCGACCAGTTTACGCGAACACTCCTCGTGCCTGCCTGCTTCGCAGGTACCCTTTCAGTCACGTACGTTCTCGTCTACCGGCGTCAGTACAAGCGAATTCCGGGGATTGCCTGA
- a CDS encoding alpha-amylase domain-containing protein, protein MKAEDNTQCDTDVQNGQDADEESREASDEPSARRPDLTRRAFVGGLSVAGLGVGLSELTGRTEAAGEPVHFQYFHETWPTITNNLSKVADRGYDAIWIQAPQKSDLTWGDQNGRNDPPLGYQPVDFTTFDSEFGTEADLQALIDEVHNHGLEVYVDCVMNHMATGYDYDFPRFSYNDFHHCVGSIDDWNDDHQVEHGELLGLPDLAQYDRSTSDYVRGELMNYMEKIASFGADGYRYDAVKHVEEKYWRDYANPKADELGMARIGEVFDGSVDYVQGYIDTGMDAFDYPLYYVLHDVFSGGDMSRLQGAGVVAQDPWHAHPFVQNHDEGAPSQYYLAHAFVLTSEGTPMIYNLYPNAILDDSDVNNMVWTKKNLAGGETYWRHADGDLAVYERYNNLLVGINNGGGSRTQSVYTSWTSTTLKDYSGTSSDITTDGNGWVDITVPSEGWVFYAPY, encoded by the coding sequence ATGAAGGCAGAGGATAACACACAATGTGATACCGATGTTCAAAATGGGCAAGACGCAGACGAGGAGAGCAGGGAAGCATCCGACGAACCGAGCGCTCGGCGTCCGGACTTGACGCGCCGTGCGTTCGTCGGGGGACTTTCAGTCGCCGGACTCGGTGTTGGGTTATCCGAACTCACGGGGCGAACGGAAGCTGCGGGTGAACCGGTCCATTTCCAATACTTCCACGAGACGTGGCCGACGATCACGAACAACCTCTCGAAGGTCGCCGACAGAGGCTACGATGCGATTTGGATACAGGCACCACAAAAGAGCGACCTGACGTGGGGGGACCAGAACGGCCGCAACGATCCTCCACTCGGCTATCAACCGGTGGATTTCACCACGTTCGACAGCGAGTTCGGAACGGAGGCCGACCTCCAGGCACTCATCGATGAAGTCCACAACCACGGACTCGAAGTGTACGTCGATTGCGTGATGAACCACATGGCGACGGGATACGACTACGATTTCCCTCGTTTTTCGTACAACGATTTTCATCACTGCGTCGGGTCCATCGACGACTGGAACGACGACCATCAGGTCGAACACGGCGAACTCCTCGGCCTCCCCGACCTCGCACAGTACGACAGGTCCACCTCCGACTACGTCCGTGGGGAACTGATGAACTACATGGAGAAGATAGCCTCCTTCGGTGCGGACGGCTATCGCTACGACGCGGTCAAGCACGTCGAGGAGAAGTACTGGCGCGATTACGCCAATCCCAAGGCCGACGAACTCGGAATGGCCCGAATCGGCGAGGTGTTCGACGGAAGCGTGGATTACGTTCAAGGCTACATCGACACGGGAATGGACGCCTTCGATTATCCACTGTACTACGTACTCCACGACGTGTTCTCCGGCGGCGACATGAGCCGTCTTCAGGGCGCGGGCGTCGTGGCACAAGATCCGTGGCACGCCCACCCCTTCGTGCAGAACCACGACGAGGGAGCGCCTTCGCAGTATTATCTCGCCCACGCGTTCGTTCTCACCAGCGAGGGCACGCCCATGATTTACAACCTTTACCCGAACGCCATTTTGGACGACAGCGACGTCAACAACATGGTGTGGACCAAAAAGAACCTCGCAGGCGGCGAGACCTACTGGCGACACGCTGACGGTGACCTTGCGGTCTACGAGCGATACAATAACTTACTCGTCGGCATCAACAATGGCGGCGGTTCCCGCACCCAGTCGGTGTACACCTCGTGGACGAGCACGACGCTCAAGGATTACAGCGGAACGAGCAGTGACATCACGACCGACGGAAACGGCTGGGTTGATATTACGGTTCCATCGGAGGGCTGGGTGTTCTACGCGCCGTATTGA
- a CDS encoding twin-arginine translocase subunit TatC: MGGHERLRLEGVLGTALRSVRSELRIACVVGVVGFLGTFYALRLFIWPELEGQLLGTNAVVVAVTPFDVVLLQAKIGAIVGVLFAGGWIVYRSRDRLVARGVRIPGRRRTHLLVGMLAIGLFVGGVVYAYVVFLPLLFGFLIGNAVTAGFQPTYSIVEWTQFVFLLTLVLGLTAELPLIMGGLVYADIVSPDLFRDYWRHAIFAIVVISSMVNGSPDPFSMSLVAIPMTALYFVGVGTARVIDRASGRNDTRDGYPSQIDLVDLDASGIRAAPPEAFADITEHKALELADKALDSGDSESAEAILDRFDERDERVANDSQNEIEGDMSGTVERTASRMAAAFAEEETTEDDIGGYYYDLRFVIGSLRSKSFRIIGVFMAVVALVFTYLYQGGIGDIKRDFLIHLPAGTPTSDVNIVLLHPVEALAFEMKVSLLVGVVAVLPLVLYYAWPAIETRELARANRNVFFVWAGVLSFGLLGGSFVGYRFVAPSVISYLVADALAANMIIAYRTAAFFWLVFATTVGIGLWIEVPVTMLLFHHSGVVRYRTMRTYWRQVAVGVLVATSLLPGGVLLMVAVGTTIMLAYGVGLGILWIDSLGERLVRATT, from the coding sequence ATGGGGGGACACGAAAGACTTCGATTAGAGGGAGTGCTGGGTACTGCGCTCAGGAGCGTGCGGTCCGAACTACGAATCGCGTGCGTCGTGGGCGTCGTTGGGTTCTTGGGAACGTTTTACGCCCTCCGACTGTTCATCTGGCCCGAATTGGAGGGACAACTGCTCGGGACGAACGCCGTCGTCGTCGCGGTCACGCCATTCGACGTCGTCCTCCTGCAAGCGAAAATCGGAGCCATCGTCGGGGTGCTGTTCGCCGGTGGGTGGATTGTGTATCGCTCCCGCGATCGTCTCGTCGCACGAGGGGTCAGGATTCCAGGACGGCGGCGAACACACCTGCTCGTCGGGATGCTTGCTATCGGTCTGTTCGTCGGCGGCGTCGTATACGCTTACGTCGTTTTTCTTCCGCTCCTGTTCGGTTTTCTCATCGGCAACGCGGTAACGGCGGGTTTTCAGCCGACGTACTCCATCGTGGAGTGGACGCAGTTCGTTTTCCTGTTGACACTCGTCTTGGGCTTGACTGCCGAACTCCCGTTGATTATGGGCGGGTTGGTGTACGCCGATATCGTCTCACCGGACCTGTTTCGGGACTATTGGCGACACGCGATCTTCGCCATCGTCGTCATCAGTTCGATGGTGAATGGGTCGCCAGACCCGTTTTCGATGTCGCTCGTGGCCATTCCGATGACGGCGCTCTACTTCGTCGGGGTCGGCACCGCGAGGGTCATCGACCGGGCTAGCGGCCGAAACGACACCCGTGACGGGTACCCGTCACAAATCGACCTCGTCGATCTCGATGCGAGCGGGATTCGCGCCGCGCCGCCCGAGGCTTTCGCCGATATCACCGAACACAAAGCGCTCGAACTCGCGGACAAAGCACTCGATTCGGGCGATTCCGAATCGGCGGAAGCGATTCTCGACCGGTTCGACGAACGCGACGAACGAGTCGCGAACGATTCGCAGAACGAAATCGAGGGAGATATGTCAGGAACGGTCGAGCGAACCGCGAGCAGAATGGCAGCGGCGTTCGCCGAGGAGGAGACGACGGAGGACGACATCGGCGGCTACTACTACGACCTGCGGTTCGTGATTGGGAGTCTCAGAAGCAAATCCTTCCGCATCATCGGCGTCTTCATGGCCGTCGTCGCACTGGTGTTCACCTACCTCTATCAGGGTGGAATCGGGGATATCAAACGCGATTTCCTGATTCACCTTCCAGCAGGGACGCCGACGAGCGACGTGAACATCGTCCTTCTCCATCCGGTCGAAGCGCTCGCGTTCGAGATGAAGGTCAGCCTGCTGGTCGGCGTCGTCGCCGTCCTTCCACTCGTGCTCTATTATGCGTGGCCAGCCATCGAAACACGTGAGTTGGCGCGTGCCAACCGCAACGTGTTCTTCGTCTGGGCGGGCGTACTATCGTTCGGACTCCTCGGTGGGAGTTTCGTCGGCTATCGATTCGTCGCGCCGAGCGTGATTTCCTACCTCGTCGCTGATGCGCTCGCGGCGAATATGATCATCGCGTATCGCACTGCCGCGTTCTTTTGGCTCGTCTTCGCCACGACGGTCGGTATCGGCCTTTGGATCGAAGTACCGGTGACGATGTTGTTGTTCCACCACAGCGGTGTCGTCCGATACCGAACGATGCGAACGTACTGGCGACAGGTCGCCGTCGGCGTGTTGGTCGCAACGTCGCTGCTGCCGGGTGGCGTGTTACTAATGGTCGCTGTCGGAACCACAATCATGCTGGCGTATGGCGTCGGCCTCGGAATCCTCTGGATCGATTCGCTTGGCGAGCGGTTGGTTCGTGCAACCACCTAA
- the argS gene encoding arginine--tRNA ligase, with protein MFLTFREEVETALHEALSSLSLPTDDLGIETPPEGVDAVLASSAAFRLAGEVGAPPPKVAVDIADEIDASEFAYIADASPQGPYVNFLPSSAYYDEAVTSGQDDEYGRLEPSGESVVVEHTSANPTGPVHVGRARNPITGDAIARILDFAGHDVERHYYVNDAGRQIAVFTWAYETFDEEDLPEPERERADYDLVRYYRKGNAYLEEADPEDVDEAETEIQTILQGLEASDEATYERVSEVVDTVLSGMRVTLDRLPAEFDEFVKETQFMFDGSTDDVVERLKESEHSVYEEDAWQLDLSEFGFEKNLVFLRSDDTSLYTTRDLAHHEWKLDNYDRAVTVIGEDHKLQAEQLAQALELLGNDTEKLTAFHYSWVNLPEGGMSTRKGTGIDMDDLLDEAEKRAREEVEKRIDTRIRDDDLTEGDIDRIARQVGIGAVRYDIISKQPTKTITFEWERALDFEAQSAPYVQYVHARCCGIIEEAGGEVPTDIDPSLLDSDAEQELIEVIARFPHVIEEAADDLEPHAVATYTRQFAETFNTFYRECPVLTADDDDLRDSRLALVAASKHTIANALNVIGIEAPESM; from the coding sequence ATGTTCCTGACGTTCAGGGAGGAAGTCGAGACCGCCCTTCACGAGGCGCTCTCTTCGCTTTCGCTCCCGACCGACGACCTCGGAATCGAAACGCCACCAGAAGGCGTAGATGCCGTTCTCGCCTCTAGCGCGGCGTTCCGACTCGCCGGGGAAGTTGGCGCACCGCCACCGAAAGTCGCGGTCGATATCGCGGACGAAATAGACGCCAGCGAGTTCGCATACATCGCCGACGCGTCACCACAGGGTCCCTACGTCAACTTCCTTCCGAGCAGTGCGTACTACGACGAGGCGGTTACCTCGGGGCAGGACGACGAGTACGGTCGCCTCGAACCGAGCGGTGAGAGCGTCGTGGTCGAACACACCAGCGCGAATCCGACCGGTCCGGTTCACGTCGGACGCGCCCGCAACCCGATTACGGGCGACGCTATCGCTCGAATTCTCGATTTCGCTGGCCACGACGTCGAGCGTCACTACTACGTCAACGACGCTGGCAGACAGATTGCCGTGTTCACCTGGGCCTACGAAACATTCGACGAGGAGGACCTACCGGAACCGGAACGCGAACGCGCCGATTACGACCTTGTGCGCTACTACCGCAAAGGAAATGCCTACCTCGAAGAGGCAGACCCCGAGGACGTGGACGAGGCTGAAACCGAGATTCAAACCATCCTACAGGGACTCGAAGCGAGTGACGAGGCGACCTACGAGCGTGTCAGCGAAGTAGTCGATACGGTCCTCTCCGGAATGCGCGTCACGTTGGACCGCCTTCCGGCGGAGTTCGACGAATTCGTCAAAGAGACGCAGTTCATGTTCGATGGGAGCACCGACGACGTCGTCGAGCGCCTCAAGGAGAGCGAACACTCGGTGTACGAGGAAGACGCGTGGCAACTCGACCTCTCCGAATTCGGCTTCGAGAAGAACCTCGTCTTCCTCCGCTCGGACGACACGAGCCTCTACACGACCCGTGATTTGGCGCATCACGAATGGAAGTTGGACAACTACGACCGTGCCGTGACGGTCATCGGCGAGGATCACAAACTCCAAGCCGAGCAACTCGCGCAGGCGCTCGAACTCCTCGGTAACGACACCGAGAAACTGACCGCGTTCCACTATTCGTGGGTCAACCTCCCCGAGGGGGGCATGAGCACCCGCAAAGGAACGGGTATCGACATGGACGACCTGCTGGACGAGGCCGAAAAACGCGCCAGGGAAGAGGTCGAAAAGCGGATAGATACTCGCATCCGCGACGACGATCTCACGGAGGGGGACATCGACCGTATCGCAAGACAGGTCGGAATCGGCGCGGTTCGTTACGACATCATCTCGAAACAGCCGACCAAGACGATTACGTTCGAGTGGGAACGTGCACTGGATTTCGAAGCCCAGAGCGCCCCGTACGTACAGTACGTTCACGCACGCTGCTGTGGAATCATCGAAGAGGCGGGTGGAGAAGTTCCGACGGACATCGATCCATCGCTTCTCGACAGCGACGCGGAGCAGGAACTCATCGAAGTCATCGCACGCTTCCCGCACGTCATCGAGGAGGCCGCAGACGACCTCGAACCCCACGCTGTCGCCACCTACACTCGCCAGTTCGCGGAGACGTTCAACACGTTCTATCGCGAATGCCCCGTCCTCACGGCGGATGACGACGACCTGCGCGATTCACGTCTCGCGCTTGTAGCCGCGTCAAAGCACACCATCGCGAACGCGCTGAACGTCATCGGCATCGAAGCACCGGAGTCGATGTAG
- the minD gene encoding cell division ATPase MinD encodes MTGTVYAVASGKGGVGKTTTAINLGAMLAAAEHEVIVVDTDLGMANVEGYLDFDPAGSTLHEVLAGEAAVEEAIYDAPGNIDVLPSSTDIHAFAQSQTAKLQQVVAQLRETYEYVLLDTGAGISYDTILPLSLADRVLLVTTPDVAAVRDTAKTAELTARVDGTVRGAVLTQRSNDILNANDVEGTLDTDVLTVVPDDETVPLGIDAGRPLAVFAPNASAATAYRELADILTGETDTPELSGEPNPTKSSESMFVDDDSTQVESDPDRVQSDAEADGTDTDSDIPDPDPVHDLIDRRVIKTDDTSDDGEPTVEAVPNDAPATVESTPDGANGDEPAFETSFDELDAAPEDEPLTAPVDPDTNAAVSPSSDSDDSGEADSAESASMTVASTEADTETTESDTAIPDSIERPEKSTTDGELTAAEVSANDGKSAVDGSPDLPDEIVEAEPERDEDIDAVPFQNEPVRPELDTDEIDEEDGSEGNETNGLFGRIGSLFR; translated from the coding sequence ATGACTGGGACAGTATACGCGGTTGCTAGCGGAAAAGGAGGTGTGGGAAAGACGACGACCGCAATCAATCTCGGCGCGATGCTCGCGGCGGCAGAGCATGAGGTCATCGTCGTGGACACCGACCTCGGGATGGCGAACGTCGAAGGATATCTCGACTTCGACCCGGCTGGTTCGACCCTCCACGAGGTGCTCGCGGGCGAAGCAGCTGTCGAGGAGGCGATTTACGATGCACCGGGGAATATCGATGTACTTCCGAGCAGCACCGATATTCACGCCTTCGCCCAATCGCAGACGGCGAAACTGCAGCAGGTCGTCGCCCAGCTTCGTGAGACGTACGAGTACGTCTTGCTCGATACTGGCGCGGGAATCAGTTACGACACTATTCTTCCCCTTTCGCTCGCGGACCGCGTTCTCCTCGTCACGACGCCGGATGTCGCTGCAGTGCGCGACACCGCCAAAACCGCGGAGCTCACAGCACGTGTCGATGGTACCGTCCGCGGTGCGGTGCTCACGCAGCGAAGCAACGATATTCTGAATGCGAACGACGTGGAGGGCACGCTCGATACCGACGTTCTCACCGTCGTTCCCGACGACGAGACGGTTCCGTTGGGAATCGACGCGGGTAGACCGCTCGCCGTGTTCGCGCCGAATGCCTCCGCCGCGACTGCCTATCGCGAACTTGCCGATATCCTCACTGGCGAGACGGATACGCCGGAGCTTTCCGGCGAACCGAACCCGACGAAATCTTCGGAATCCATGTTCGTTGACGATGACTCGACACAAGTAGAATCCGACCCGGACCGTGTGCAATCCGATGCCGAAGCCGACGGGACGGATACTGATTCCGACATCCCTGACCCCGACCCCGTTCACGATCTTATCGATAGACGCGTCATCAAAACTGACGACACCTCCGATGACGGTGAACCGACCGTCGAGGCGGTGCCAAACGATGCCCCCGCGACCGTTGAATCAACGCCTGATGGCGCTAACGGTGATGAACCGGCGTTCGAAACGAGCTTCGACGAGTTGGATGCGGCTCCGGAAGACGAACCCCTCACTGCTCCTGTTGACCCCGATACAAATGCTGCGGTCAGTCCGTCCTCAGACAGCGATGATTCGGGTGAGGCCGATTCCGCGGAATCGGCCTCAATGACCGTGGCTTCGACCGAAGCTGACACGGAAACGACCGAATCCGATACTGCCATCCCCGACTCGATCGAACGTCCCGAAAAATCGACGACTGATGGGGAACTGACGGCCGCTGAGGTATCAGCGAACGATGGAAAATCGGCTGTGGACGGGTCTCCGGACCTACCGGACGAAATCGTCGAAGCCGAACCGGAGAGAGACGAGGATATCGACGCGGTTCCGTTCCAAAATGAACCGGTCCGACCGGAGTTGGACACTGACGAAATCGACGAGGAAGACGGCTCCGAAGGGAACGAAACGAACGGATTGTTCGGCCGCATCGGTTCCCTGTTCCGATAA
- a CDS encoding CTP-dependent riboflavin kinase: protein MPATSLVVGYDELAALKLLAIDGALESEVKVSCADLADRLDASNQTASRRLQRLDDAGLITREIVSNGQWVAITDDGEWELKREYEDYRRIFENLSGVDLSGTVTGGMGEGRHYISLSGYMEQFMDRLGYEPFPGTLNVELTAESARSRSAMDALDPVPIDGWEDGERTYGPAVCYPAAIETTNGDSYEHAHVITPERTHHDEKQLELIAPAKLRDELELSDDDHVTVHVEEAP from the coding sequence ATGCCAGCGACATCGCTCGTGGTCGGGTACGACGAACTCGCCGCTCTGAAACTGCTCGCCATCGATGGTGCACTCGAGAGCGAGGTCAAAGTGTCGTGTGCGGACCTCGCCGACCGTCTTGATGCCTCCAATCAGACGGCCTCTCGTCGCCTCCAGCGATTGGACGATGCGGGTCTCATCACCCGCGAAATAGTCAGTAACGGTCAGTGGGTCGCCATCACCGACGACGGCGAGTGGGAACTGAAACGCGAGTACGAGGACTATCGGCGTATCTTCGAAAACCTCTCCGGCGTCGATCTCTCCGGCACGGTTACCGGCGGCATGGGGGAAGGTCGTCACTACATTTCACTGTCGGGATATATGGAACAGTTCATGGACCGATTGGGCTACGAACCGTTCCCCGGCACGTTAAACGTCGAACTGACGGCCGAAAGCGCTCGCTCCCGGTCCGCGATGGACGCACTTGACCCAGTTCCAATCGATGGCTGGGAAGACGGCGAGCGAACGTATGGCCCTGCAGTTTGCTACCCCGCGGCTATCGAAACAACGAATGGGGACTCGTACGAGCACGCCCACGTCATCACGCCCGAACGAACCCACCACGACGAAAAGCAGTTGGAACTCATCGCGCCAGCAAAACTCCGTGACGAACTCGAACTGAGCGACGACGATCACGTAACGGTCCACGTTGAGGAGGCACCATGA
- the twy1 gene encoding 4-demethylwyosine synthase TYW1, with the protein MSESDTVEETSTSNQNSKHSDDGPKQVDNPDYHSENHTAAQTCGWTANALRGEGKCYKNIFYGIESHRCIQMTPVVKCNERCVFCWRDHRGHSYELGDVEWDDPEAVVDASIRLQRRLLSGFGGNDDVPREVFEESMEPRHVAISLDGEPTLYPYLPELIEAFHDRDITTFLVSNGTDPEMLAECDPTQLYVSVDAADRATFDRVVRAVDDDAWEKLIDTMDVLAEKEDTRTVLRTTLVGGENVENPDWYAGFYERADPDFVELKAYMHVGHSRGRLDRSAMLDHEEVVAFTERVQEHMPDHDVLKQVPASRVALLSKTDDTWVPKLKKDSEFWARDSITGEWKKTN; encoded by the coding sequence ATGAGCGAATCGGACACCGTCGAGGAAACCTCGACGAGCAACCAGAACTCGAAGCACTCCGATGATGGGCCAAAACAGGTAGACAACCCGGACTACCACAGCGAGAATCACACCGCCGCCCAAACTTGCGGGTGGACGGCAAACGCCCTGCGGGGTGAGGGGAAGTGTTACAAAAACATCTTCTACGGCATCGAGTCCCACCGTTGCATCCAGATGACGCCGGTTGTGAAATGCAACGAACGCTGTGTCTTCTGTTGGCGCGACCACCGTGGTCATTCCTACGAACTCGGCGATGTCGAGTGGGACGACCCGGAGGCTGTCGTCGACGCGAGCATCCGCCTCCAGCGACGACTCCTCTCGGGGTTCGGCGGCAACGACGATGTCCCACGCGAAGTCTTCGAGGAGTCGATGGAACCGCGTCACGTGGCGATCAGCCTCGACGGGGAACCGACGCTATATCCCTACTTGCCGGAACTCATCGAAGCGTTTCACGACCGGGATATCACCACTTTCCTCGTCAGCAACGGAACGGACCCCGAGATGCTGGCGGAGTGCGACCCGACACAACTCTACGTTAGTGTGGACGCCGCTGACCGGGCCACTTTCGACCGCGTGGTTCGCGCGGTGGACGACGATGCGTGGGAGAAACTCATCGACACGATGGACGTGCTCGCTGAGAAAGAGGATACAAGAACAGTCCTGCGAACCACGCTCGTCGGCGGCGAGAACGTGGAAAATCCGGATTGGTACGCCGGTTTCTACGAGCGTGCTGACCCGGATTTCGTGGAACTCAAGGCGTATATGCACGTCGGCCACTCGCGCGGCCGCCTCGACCGCTCGGCGATGTTAGACCACGAGGAGGTCGTGGCGTTCACGGAGAGGGTCCAAGAGCACATGCCCGACCACGACGTGCTAAAACAGGTTCCTGCCTCGCGGGTCGCACTGCTCTCGAAAACCGACGACACGTGGGTTCCAAAGCTAAAGAAGGATAGCGAGTTCTGGGCGCGCGATTCGATAACTGGGGAGTGGAAAAAGACCAATTGA